A single window of Solanum dulcamara chromosome 5, daSolDulc1.2, whole genome shotgun sequence DNA harbors:
- the LOC129890283 gene encoding uncharacterized protein LOC129890283, protein MALSATKENNEEPSKSGMFIATGMKNGKQLDPETKVVIVSIQNRKNSGETADDSFKAVFENEQPDRVRYYGRSVTTTSLKKDEEIIKIKQKLSEQIEKLQGLVEEVQELQQLRHLMKVLIKNNPRQNLEDANGCIGSNLPCMIGSSSA, encoded by the exons ATGGCATTG AGTGCAACCaaagagaacaatgaagaacCATCAAAGTCCGGAATGTTTATTGCAACTGGTATGAAAAATGGAAAGCAACTTGATCCTGAAACCAAAGTTGTAATAGTAAGTA TTCAAAATCGTAAAAACTCGGGGGAAACAGCAGATGACTCATTTAAGGCAGTGTTTGAAAATGAGCAGCCTGATCGAGTTCGATACTATGGTAGATCTGTTACAACAACTTCTCTAAAGAAAGATGaggaaatcatcaaaatcaaacaaaaact AAGTGAACAAATTGAGAAACTGCAAGGTTTGGTGGAAGAAGTACAAGAATTGCAACAACTGCGACATCTCATGAaagttttgataaaaaataaccCTAGACAAAACCTTGAGGATGCAAATGGGTGTATTGGATCTAACCTACCATGTATGATCGGTTCAAGTAGCGCGTAG